TCGCTAGAGCATCAATGCACCTTCTTTGATTGATCTAATATGTTAACATAGAAcacaatgaaaaaaaaatacacccCAAATTTACTTTGTATGAAAGAGTTATAAAGgtttaaaattaaaaggtaaaGCTAAATTTTCGTAAGTCAAATTCACAAAAAGCTATACTTTTGATCGTCAACATCCCAAAACCACAtgatttgaaaaacaaaaaattcgGAGACAACATAAATTTTCGCAAATACTATCTGCAAAATTCATAGGTATataagttatttttatttttattttattttttggttattttgtaacaaaaatatataaaaaaaaattataactgtTATGGTCTATTTTTTCATAAAGTCAAACAAAGAAAATATTCAttgaatgtttttattttatattctcAAAGAAAAGATTCATTGACGTTTTTATTTTtactaaactgcacaaatggtccctatggtttgctcaaagttgtcactttggtccaaaaaagtttgcaCTAACACCACAGGTCCAAAGTTtttattttgttgcgagttttgtccaatttgctttgaactttttcataatgactattttgcccttactttttcttttttagtttttttatttatttaaatacttttatgtttaaaagaaaaataaaaaaaaaattgtttttgctattttactttaataatttttataaagaaaataataaataaaatactctctctctctctctctctctctctggcttCATACCATTACACCCTAATCTCCATTGCCCGTCGCCACTAACCGGACACCATACCCCTATTTTTCACCAGATCTTCATTGGAGATGAAGGAATCAGAGATGATCGTGATGAAGGCCACCGCCCACGAcaattcttttaagataatttcCTTCTTCAAGTTTCTCTTTTTGAAacggaaaatcccatatttctttcTGCCAACAAGAGTTGAAGAAGAAGTAGTTTCTTTAAATGTCTGGAATTCGAGTTTTGGTTGGTCATAAATCTCTCTTGCCCCCACACAAGAAGCCACGACAGGTCTCTTCTTTCTTTTTGTTAAACTGTAAAGAACAATACATCGCATAAGGGGTCAAAAGGGGTCATCAATTAATCAGCCCCATAAAACAAAATCGAATCACAGGAGAACCAAAACATATAAGTGATTTGCCATGGTCTTCAAAAGAAGTTAGCCAAGCCTGTAGCgccgaaaatttcaaacaatttttcatttaaaaatagtcgtttaattcttagaaatacttgtttaaaatctcattcataatcgaattacaaaacatgactccattttcacttgtatagaaaaccaggatcctcaaaacatgacactttctctggtgtgtacaatcaagccggtgccgtcccgtgatcctgaaagaaacctgcaacacatacataaaacaaaacactgtaagcacgaagcttagtgagttccccaaaataccacacataacacatattagccactcgaggctataactctgtgggtccgtggaccctgctctgtgaaccctctggttctaactctgtgaaccttccggttctaactctaggaaccctccggttccaactctgaaaacatgcacagcataaatcacatagaaataatgcagtacaacacataacatacatagcatacaaatactctatcacataactctggttacctactcaaggtaaagtatagtgagaagactcacctggcaagcagaaagcagatatccccacacttgaatctcgaactcgccaccgcctaacacgtaaggcatatactctcatgaatataactctcgagactagaatcaaccctctcatggcaccctcttaacgGTAAAAGACTAtgttacccctctcttggcccaaaggccacatcgctaaccaaaccctaaaagtcaacggtcaactcatggtcaaagtcaaagtcctcagtcaaagtcaaccctcctggttgaccttgctcgccgagtcaacccgtcgactcgtcgagttcccatgctcagaacttccccagtccgcgacctaactcgccgagtcaccccgcgactcgccgagtccaacaactttgagtccactcgcacacaactcatcgagtcatcctttgactcgccgattctcgactcaaccagaaaatattgggactcttcgacaagactcgccgagtccaagaacagactcgccgagtctaaggctatcatcaacctactcgtcgagttgttcatacaactcgccgagtttcaaaccatcttcatccgactcgccgagttgttcttccaactcgtcgagtcccagctcatcttcaagcaactcgtcgagttcacccatgtgactcgttgagtaccaccggtctgaatccatacagaagcattccggaccatgcaattgatccaaaacatagatctagcctcctacaatcatccatcacgtaaagtgacaatctttacgtgaatcccaagagatctatgcattttgcacattgggctagggtttggaacATGATGGCTCCACAAAACATTCCAacatagggactttcatgctctctgatccttctctttaccagatctgaggtagcaacctcagatctaacctctagactccaattacatccatagacaagttcccacaaaccccaaaatgaagaaacaacataacaacagcccaagaacgagatattacctccaaggaacgccccaactgcaatgaaactcgaatccaagcaaagccccttactCCAAGCCTTCAAACTCCTAAAATTCTTCAACAAACacctccttcaagctcccaaatgagatatgatctctcacacacgaaggctaagggtttctggacttgagggtgaataaagaggctgagagtgggctgttatgttctttatatagggctcaaccccgggaattagggttttctccactcagcgcctactccccgagtcctccttactgactcgccgagtcggctacttaacacgcgacccagtcgcgactctactcgccgagtccaaccatggactcgccgagtcactctttcccaacttactcttttagcccttctactctactctAGATATTTCGGGATATTACAAAGCCCCTCAAAATGTATTTCATATATTTCATTAAAAAATCATCATCTTACTGAACCAGAAAAAGAAAATAGGTTTAACACCAAACCAAAAATCAAAAACGAATTGATCTTTAGATTCAAAACAAAAGAAGAAAACCATGTGATTCATCAATTCTAGAAATCAAAATTCCTGTATTGATCAGAAGGGGTAACTCGATAAAGAAAATGGGACTTACCAAATCAGAGAAGGAGCAGTAGTCGGTACTGTCGATCGGAGGTCTAGAGCGGAGATCGTAGATCGGAGAAGGGGCGCCGATATGGAGATGGTTTCCAGAGAAGTAAGAGAAaaacaaagagagagagagagagatagagagagagagagagagagagagagagagaggtggggtgGGGTTTGGTGGGTTATTAgctgtatatttatttttaatttttagtgtTATTTTTTTAATCTGAAAATCAGAAAagcaaataagaaaaaaaaatcatattagcAGGGGTAAATCCGTCATTTTGAAAAAAGACATAATAGATTGGACAAAAAACGCAACAAAGTGAAAGttttggacctctggtgctacTCTAAGCTTTTTTGGATCAAAGTGACAATTTTaaacaaaccacagggaccatttgtgcagtttagtctttTAGATTATGTTCTTTTTAATAGAATCGGTAAGAAAATTCAATGTTCAATCTTTTGAAAAGAAGATTTGTTCCACAGCTATCCTTTTGACTATTGAGAATTCCAATTTCGCCCTCCAAGATTCGAGGAAATGACTTGTCTCTTTTCAAACCTGTTAAATTTCTTGGtaaattttctatttattttattttattttattttttttaattttagacTTCCAAATTTTGCTCTTTCCCCAatgtttttaaaaacattttttagttgaaccgattTGATAATTGGTTTCCGATTCAACTGTCAGTTCAATCCGATTTTcagaattttatatatttttattttcatgtgtatatatatatatatatatatatatatatatatatatatatatatatatatatatatatatatataccatgaaTTTAAGATAGTTCAAACATTAATAGTACATATAACCATAAGATTTACATCAACCGAACTATTCAATTTGCTTTAGAAATGAGTTGTTTTTAACGGTCTAAATGAACTTCAACTATCTAAATCTAATAAACCGGTTCAAACGGTTTTTCATGATCACATTGGTTTAACATAGTTTTTGAAGAAACCATCCGGTTATCTTTCTAGAAATTGGTATAAAACCAGGTAAATTGAACCATTCATTTACCTGAGTCCTGTTCAACCGGTTCGAGTCCTGTTCAACCGGTTCGAataagtttttaaaacattgtctTTTCCCTTTCCGGTATCCAAACTTCTGATTTGAATATATCAATTTTTACCCCTGTCTTACCTTCACTTTGAATATTTCCAGAGTTGTACCCTCCAAGTCTAAGCTTCACTTTGTTGACTAGGGAATTGccatttttttcaatttaaaaatgGTTTAAGATGACATGCAATAATTTGACCATCACTAACAGTCTCATCCACACCACCATTTGTGGGAGTTACCAATTTGACAATCACCTCCCTCCTTAAATATTCGTACCTTGCACATTAACTTATGCTATATCATTAATACTCGCCTTCTTCATAATCGTGATTAGATTCTTGTTTTCGAAGATGGTGATGATTGGCAACCTTATACGATTTAGCAGAAGGCAGCTTCACACAATTGTTTCAAGAGAAATCATCAAACCCTCTTCTCCAACCCCTTCCCATCTCAAAACTTACAATCTTTCATTGATTGATCAAATCGTTCCCACCCTATTTGCACCAATAGTTACATTCTATCCAAACACCGGTATATATCGTGATAAAACAACTCTTGACCTCAAGAACTCTTTATCACAAACGTTAACAAAGTACTACCCTTTTGCTGGTAGGATTAACGCGAAAGTGTCACCATCCTATGTAAATTGCAACGATAATGGAGCAGAGTTCCTTGAAGCAACTATCGATACAACGCTCTCGGATTTCCTTCAAAACTCAAAGCGTGAAGATCTCGACCAATTCTTTCCACATGGTCTAGTAAATTATAACTCCAACCGTGGAGATGATCAAGATCTTCAAAGCGATGAAGTGACACCATTGGAGGTTCAGGTCAACCATTTTGAATGTGGAGGAGTAGCAGTGGCAGTATCGTTATCCCACAAGGTTGCAGATGGAAGTAGTTTGTTTCATTTCCTGAATGATTGGGCTAAAATAACACGATTTGGGTCAACAGCGAAGAAACATGAAATCATCACTGACCCCGAGTTTATTCAGTTTCAATACATGAACGTAAATTCTAAGGGGTTAGTCCTTGAGAGATCGGATGATTGTGTCACAAGAAGCTTCGTGTTCCCCAACTCAAAGATAAACGAGCTTAAACTCGAAGTCAAAGCCATGACTGCAGAATCTGGAGAACCCATCACGAACCCTACTCGAGTCGAAGTTTTGACTTGGCTACTTTACAAGTGTTCAGTGGCAGCAGCTAAGAAAAAGAACTCAGGCTCTTTCAAACGCACTGGTGTTGGCCATATAATAAACCTAAGAAGCAATATGATCGAGAAGCTTCCAGCAAAGACTATTGGAAATTTTGTCTTACCCATGGAGATTCTTACAAAGAACGAAAGTGAGATGAACCCGAAGTCGTTCATCAGTGAGCTCAGGAAACAAAAGATGCAATTTCAAGCGATAAGAAATATCGAAACTGCCTTTGGTATTCTGTTGGAAAAAGATTTAGAAGAAGACCTAAAAAAACATGCTGCCGTTTATATCTGTTCAAGCTTGTGTGGATATTCTGCATATGATATTGATTTTGGGTGGGGAAAGCCCATACAAGCAACCCATGCTGGAGATCTAAGAAAAGATAGCTTTATTCTGATGGATGCTCCGAACGGAGATGGTATTGAAGCACTCGTGTGTTTGGGAAATCAAGACATGGACATTGTACAAAGTGACCCTGAACTTCTTGCCTTTTGCTAGTTTTCTTATAGGTTTTACAATAAGATTTCCAATTCAAATTTGCTCTTtcgtttctttttcttttttttgcgAATGTTTAGTAATATGTACGAGGTTTTCTTTTGGATGTTTCATATCAAACCATATTTGTGAGCGAGTCTAAATGTCGATGATatcaaattttattaataaaacacTAGTTGTGAGAtccgtatgttatacgggttggataaaacaaaaaaaatatgaagatttaaacaaaaattcatttaaatttaaaatttaaattttgagtttaaaatgaaatatattaaatactatatgagttgtaatattgtaatttattggttattttcaattaagacaattattaattatggtgtaaatatgatgtgttaattaagaaaaataaaaaaaaaatgagaaaatgacaaatgaaaaaaaaaacatttattcaaaaataccacaaaatgacaagtgtcaaaactcatgagagattgacaagtggcaaaaaaaacctttatttattaaGAAGGATTTTTACCAAAATCAAAGCCGACTACCACAAAATAACAACTTTTTGAACATTTATCATGACAAGAATATGCATTTTAATTTGTTGAATAAGATTTTGTGATTCAAGAATTAAAAGATTTGTAATTATCTCGTAGTATTTGTTATTACATTTTCCTTTTCAGTTGTTATCCTTTCCCTATTTCCAACTATGGATTTGTATTTATATTCCGAATCAATTAATGAAAGAGTAAGATTTCTTGTTTACCAAATTCTTCATGGTATCAGGATCGATCAGATCTTCCACACTAcaagaaatcatacctttagcaatgtactttggttttttgtcttagtttaaaaatagcaatgtactttggcattataaaatacatgttgatttggtaattttggttttgtggtgatttttTGCTAAAAGCTTTGGAAATTGCGTTTTTATCCCAAGTGCAAGaattagcaatgtactttggcttttgtcttagtttaaaaataacaatgtagtttggcatcgtaaaatgcatgttgatttggtaattttggttttgtggtggttaattgctaattgggtttttgtcccaagtgcaagaaataacaatgtactttggatttttgtcttagtttaaaaatagcaatgtactttggtagttttgtttatgtttgatagtttaacttataagtttatatatgttgttatttattatgtagttggaaaatcttcgGGCAATGCTCAACGACCTGGCATGTAGAGAGGAGCTTTATTCCTTTTTTCAATCACAAAATAATTAAGGAGGAAACCATGGGAACGAAGCTGATGGTATGTAGGGAGGAGCTTTATTTTTGTATGTTACATTTGTTGTCACGCTTTGGTACTTGCTAGAATTGTAAAACTTACTTTGGTACTTGTTAGAATTGTAAAACTTACTTTGGTACTTGTTAGAATTGTAAAACTTTTGGTTGTATTGGGTATGGAATTAATTATAACAATATTTGGTGTTTAATCGGATGTTGttatgtaaattttttttttcttttttaaacgtTTTTATGTATTGGTCTTTTATACCCAAAATCGATgattaaaaaaaacgaaaaacgtTATTACCGGCGACAGTGGCATTACTGGCAACTAAGTCATTAGCGGCGACATGACTTATTACTGGCGACTGTATCATTAGCGGTGACAATATGATCAATAGCGACAGAGCAATAGCGGCGACTTATTATCGGCGATGTGTCGCCGCTATTTGTATTACCGGTGACAGTTGGGCTCTTTACCGACGACTTTTTTTGTCGCTAATTGCCTTTTTCCTTGTAGTGGCAGGACAAAACCTAAAGCAGTGACGCCACTATAGGAGGAGACGACGTAGGCAAATCCAAAACCAAAGAAAAGATGATCGTATTGACATAAACCCGCCATATTACATACATGCATCTGAGTATCCCAAGGCAGATGCATGTAAACGATGTTCTCACTGACGGGAATTATGGAGACTAGTCTCAAGAGATGAAGAATTTCATATTTACAAAGAACAAGATGAGTTTTATAGATGGGATAATCAAACTACTAGAAGGCGATTCCCCTGATTACATTAGGTGGATGCGTTATGATGCTATCATCAAGGGCAGGTTCACCACAACGATGGAAAATACGCTCAGATCGAGTGTTAAATACACGAACACAACAGTGAAGATGTGGGGTGATCTTGAAGAGCGACTTGGCAAAGAAAGTGCCCCCCATGCATATGAATTGAAATAAGCCCTCACCACGAATCAGCAAGACGATAATTCAATATCGGCTTACTACACTAAAGTGTGAGGGATTGGGAGGGAATTCAGTATGTGTCTCCGACTCCAAAGTGCACATGTAAACTTGGGAAAATATTGAATGAAACTAAATAAAAGGAAAGACTAAGAATTTCTAATGGGTCTTCATAGCGCCTTTTCCACCATAAAAACTCAAAATCTTGCTTCAAAACCAACTCCTACAATGGGAACAACTTATCATCTTGTTTCTGAAGATAAATGAAACGACCCAGTTTTCATGtacaaaaatttcgttataaaacattacttagaaaacattaataattaaaacattgtttgattaaaccatttcacatcgaaaaccaaattgaaatccATAACATTTAAACAACCAGAGTATCAGAgtgtcaatcccagaataaactcataactgcggaaacaagagtgtgtgtgatgagccgctaccgcgcctgctctttccccttggctgaagaggtacctgaaacaacaactgaaaaacgtaagcacaaagcttagtgagttcccccactgtaccacataccataataatcacatagcatccatatattgtcaggcatatctgggtgcccaacctaccccttcggtcctctcgaccggatattgcctagcatacctgggtgctggcctcccccttcggtcctctcgaccggatactacctagcatatttgggtgctggcctccccttagGTCCTCCCGACCGGGTACTGGAGACTACTTctcccttctactactaccacataacatgtaccaCAATATCGGAATCTATCTAGCATGATTGggtataactaccccttcggccctatcgaccggttatcttggggactatctcccctactgccactaacacatagcatcatatcatactagcacataaacatagcaCATGTAGtagtaaccctagatgaatatcacggagacaatcatccacatgcaactcctactggtgggccgacattgtggccgtagatccaccgctactggaaggtaactcacctcgaagtagctgctgatctggtcgggaactgactgcctactgctgctgctgctgctctggaaatcctccggctgcaattcccacaacatactcaatcaatcactgctaactatcctttgggtaaaatgaccattttacccctgatcatgtcataagtcaaagtcagagtcaactttcagttgacccgactcgccgagttggctctccaactcgccgagtccctatccaatcgattgccctgaatcccgtccctactcgtcgagttagacgttgactcgatgagttctccttctaaattgaggttcaagtccttcatcctactcgccgagttgtatgaacaactcgccgagttcatcttcatccgaagaacacatatgctgcgactcgccgagttgtatgaacaactcaccgagtctgttcttgatctaaggagattgccttgaactcgccgagtcagggcattgactcgccgagttcctccatggatgagtttggcttccaactcaccgagtcacacctCGTGACTCACTACTCCCACTCAAACAACGAAAAAGGGACAAACtgggagactcgcgagcagactcgccgagtcagatgaacgactcgccgattcgttaccatgcaatcactatatgctggattctgcttgaatccagcttatgctatccacagatctgggttcctagagcatgaataacacgtaaagtttccaactttacgtatagatattcaccaatgagagttttagggttcaaaatgcaccaaatgagtagatctagggtcttcatgcaatatgggtccataaaggcagtagatctgagctcctggagctcaaccatgcctagatctagaggccaatcagcttattacgaattatattgcacatgcaagcttggggaagggctcaagaaggactttaatggagtaacaagcatagaaacagagggaaaacaAGTTATACCTCCAAGAAATTACTGAGAGAACACGAAGATGCTTgacttccttcccttcctcttgatctactcctcttccttctcaaaatcttcaagaaaacacacaaaaggcctcaaactcacaagaacaagggGTTAGAACGTATAGAGAGCtcctgagggtgaagggggctggcttggggcggaaatgagggcttaaatagggtgcaaacccctgaaacttagggtttcatcaaacagcggtgactcgccgagtcgccaacttaaacatgtcccgggtcccgtctctactcggcgagtcggacctatgactcgccgagtccaaggctaaaaatggaaattactcaaataagatttacgtaccaggaaccaggtgctataaTAAACAACAAAGAGCCATTACAGCTACAAAGAAACCAATACAGGAAGCGACTGCCTTTTAAAGTTATGCGCAGAATCATCGTGAGGTGACGAATGACTCGAACACACAACAAGTCAAAAACACAACGAAAGAACATTGTACCTTCTGTGGGAAGAATGGGCACAACAAAGATGGTTCTTTCAAGAAGATTGGCTACCCCCAAATGGTGGCCAAGCAAAAGGATAACCCAAGGCAGCCTTGGATGATACAGAATCAAGCCCCATACCGGGACTCACGAGTGAGCAGTACTAGAAATTGATCAAACACTTTTCTAATGAAGGAAATGTCAATATGGCTAACATGGCAGGTAAAATACATACAAGTAAATCATGGGTTTTTGACACAGGTGCAATGGAACACATGATCAGAAATCATCATCTCCTTGAAGACAAGATAAATTGCAACAACGAAGCACTCGTCGTCATACCCAACGATGATTATGTTCCAGTGGAAGGAAAAGGAATCTCAACTTTACCTAATGGGATTAAAATTGCCAAAGTGTTATACATTCCAAAATTTAATTACAACCTCCTTTCTGTTAGTCGTTTGATCAAGGATCTTCATTGTTATGTGACGTTTTTCCTGATTTCTTGTTACACAATACTTATGGATGAGGAGCTTTATTGGCACGAGTCAATGTGACAAAGGTCTCTATCGAATGGCTTAAACAATAGAGAAGGCTACAAGAATTACACCAGATACTTCTGTTTAGTATAAGAGATTAGGACATGCTTCCGAAGCGAAATTGCATCAAGTAGATTTTTTAGCTAATTTTACTTCTGAATTGAAAAACATAGTTTTTGATTCGTGTGTTAATGCTAAGCATACTCGTTTACCTTTTTCTGATAGTTCGATTAAAACTAGTGAGTGTTTTGATCTTATACATTGTGATATACATGGAAGCTACCATACACCATCTTTATCTGGGGCACATTATTTTCTCaccattgttgatgactttagtAGAGGGGTATGGGTATATATCATTAGGCACAAATATGAAACAAGCAATTATTTAATGAATCTTTGCAAAATGGTCAAAACTCggtttggtaaaaatgttaagaAAATAAGAAGTGACAATGGGGTTGAATTCACATCAAGGTCAATGATTGAATTTTATGCACAACAAGGAATTATTCTTGAAACCACGTGTCCTCATACCCCACAACAAAATAGGGACGTTGAAAGGAAACATCGACATTTACTTGAGATAGCTAGAGCACTGAGATTCGAAGCAAACTTGCCAATCAAGTTATGGGGTGAATGCATCATGACATCTACCTACATAATTAACTGACTACCCTCCAAGGTAATTGGTTTTAAAACCCCATTTGAATTGTTATTTGGGAAGATACCTAGTTATGAGCACATGAGGGTGTTTGCATGTCTTATATATGTTAGAAACATAAAGACTAATAGAGACAAGTTCGAAGTAAGGGGAAGACCAGGTGTCTTCATTGGATATCCTCAAGGCCAAAAGGGTTACAAAGTTTTCAACATTGACAACAAAAAATCAATCACTTCAAGGGATGCTAAATTTGTTGAAGATGTTTTCCCTTTCTTAACTacaaaaatcaagaaaaataAGGATGAGAATGAAGATTTTTTTATCAGACTTATAAGGATGAAGTAATTATTGGGTTATGAGCAATACATTAATcctggtgtacatgcaaaccctaatgattggatctagtttttctagttGTACATGTAATAATTATCCAaggcttgcaaaccctaatctagcatacaaaaaaacTCGATTTCTATAACTAAAACCAAGTTAGAAACATaccttttgtaacaacgtaaattttcaaacaatttttcatttttaaaacatacatttactcatacAATATtgtcaaaacatattgtatcaattgtcatcatcacaaaacatctccccagaatctcaaacataaactccataagtgtgtacgaatcatgccgacgcct
The genomic region above belongs to Lactuca sativa cultivar Salinas chromosome 4, Lsat_Salinas_v11, whole genome shotgun sequence and contains:
- the LOC111886351 gene encoding acylsugar acyltransferase 3 produces the protein MVMIGNLIRFSRRQLHTIVSREIIKPSSPTPSHLKTYNLSLIDQIVPTLFAPIVTFYPNTGIYRDKTTLDLKNSLSQTLTKYYPFAGRINAKVSPSYVNCNDNGAEFLEATIDTTLSDFLQNSKREDLDQFFPHGLVNYNSNRGDDQDLQSDEVTPLEVQVNHFECGGVAVAVSLSHKVADGSSLFHFLNDWAKITRFGSTAKKHEIITDPEFIQFQYMNVNSKGLVLERSDDCVTRSFVFPNSKINELKLEVKAMTAESGEPITNPTRVEVLTWLLYKCSVAAAKKKNSGSFKRTGVGHIINLRSNMIEKLPAKTIGNFVLPMEILTKNESEMNPKSFISELRKQKMQFQAIRNIETAFGILLEKDLEEDLKKHAAVYICSSLCGYSAYDIDFGWGKPIQATHAGDLRKDSFILMDAPNGDGIEALVCLGNQDMDIVQSDPELLAFC